Genomic DNA from Theobroma cacao cultivar B97-61/B2 chromosome 3, Criollo_cocoa_genome_V2, whole genome shotgun sequence:
atatttaaaaaaatctctaaattatttaaataaattattatattatattttaaatcaaataaaatttaagtttgatttttttatttacttaaaatattatttatcattatatGTTATGTAAAGTTAACCTGACACTAACATAATAAGTTAATATGTCATAATCGATAATAACGTTATATGTGTGATATTACATAATAACATGatcatattatattttttacctTCTATATCAATATCATGTTAACGTCACattgttataaaataaaaataaacattttgattaatagtaagtaattaaatattaattataaaaatttatttgattaaaaaaatataaaagtttgactccatatgataaaaaataaaaaatttaaataatttaaaagcttttttaagcattatataaaacaagttaaaagaattgaataattaaaattgaaatgtatacatttttgaaaaaaaattttaacttaatacCTAGATGtagataatataaaaaagaaattataaaaaatagacATCCTGATAAAATGATTTCAGAAATAACCACTTATATaaagttatatatatttagtcaAAAAGAAGTATGAGTAAATCAAAATgagttgattatttttatttctttgataATAGACTGAAGAAACAGATTGAGGGATATTGACAACAAAAAATGATTCCTGCATTCTTATTCTTTATGGTAAGGAAAGTAAACGGCGGATTTAAGTGGAATACTCTAAATTTTGGAAAGAACGGTAAATCAATGTAGTACAGCTTGTACTATAATTAACTCAGCTTCTAGAATTTTTTGGCAACTAAAGTTGGCAATAAACGGCGTCGTGTTTTTAACCCTCCCTCgctaaaaacaattaaaaaaaacaggTGTCACACTCCCGCATTCTCTCCAGTCTACAGTAACCTACATACCCATATCTCATGTACGTTAATTTAATCTAGAATATTGATTAGTAGTACATTTCTTAGTTTCATgccttttttgtcttttctttttctgcctttttattatttgtgcATATTAGAGAGTGTTGCATtggctttatttttttcccaatTATGATTTCCATGATGAAAGCAACAGAGAAGATAAAATCACGTGATTAAGAATCCAAAGTTATTTTCTcagaaaaataacaaaaaaaaaatgctcttATAATGTAAGTAATGACAATAACAGTCCAAAGCAAGTAGCATTTTTTTCCCTAGTTTTCCATGAATAAACAGAAAGGTTATGTATTTCCATGTTTAGTCACGATTTCAACATGTGAGTTTGATTTGTAGGCGTAATTATCACATTATAACTGCATTGTTATATAAAGAAAAGTTTCAATTTAGGTTTTCTTCATCGATttaattattactttttttataaaaaaaaaataggaaacATGTGAGTTTGGAGATGAAATTAATGGTGGAGAAAGTGATTGTTACCCTGCTTATCCTTTGTCGATGGTAGAAATTAGAAATAGCAAAATTTCACTAGTTCCTAATCTTGAGTGTGAAGAGATTCACTAGCCAAATGGAGAGAAATTTCTCTACACCATATGTTGGTTGGCATGCAATGCACTTACCCAGTGACCCTCATGGTTTTCACACAACAAATCACGGAAGTGTACCATGGAAGAGGGCCAGGCACCAGAGggcataattttttctttgccaaatttttctagagatatcatttcatttttccgttttctttttgttcttattcGTTATTTCATCATCACATAACTTTACAGGTCTTGATCTTCAAATAATCTTGTAAGGAATAAATAGAGTAAGATGTAATACCATAAAGAAATAtgagcaaagaaaaagaaatagctAAAAACTCTTTTTCCCCTACCCCATGTTCCTACCAACCTCATGTCAATTAGCTCTAAACCTTGATTATAATTCAAATGGCACCATGGCAGTCAAATTATTGACATAGATTGTTAGTTTTATTAATTCGCGAATGAAAGAAATATTTCACTAAATGTGTaccatcattttcattttaaaacataaagctGATTTTAGCAGTAGAAGTGTAAAACCATCCCTCCTTCCAAGTATAGAACAAAACAAACGCAAAATCGATAATCCTCACTATTTTCGAGCTAGTTACACATCAAGGTTTTTGAAAGAGTTTCATGTCCCAGACCTTGTTCATCGTTTTCCCTATAATTTTCCTCTAGGAGGGCCAATTTCGGTACCAACCAGCCCATGCTGAGACCAGTCCACTGATACCGAGAGTCACAGCATGGTTGCAGAATGGGTTGGGCTCGATATCTGCTAGTGCGATAATCAAATCAGCAATGTTTGCTGCCACTGCCATCAACCTCATCACCCTGTCAGCTCTGATGCTTCTTATCTTCACTTTTGCATCTTTTGAATCTTCTTCCGCTAAAGCAATAAGCTTCCTCTCTGCCTCTAGCCCTTCTTTCATGATGATGAAATCTGaaacaatgaagaaaatataaCCAAAAGACTCACCGAATGCAGATATGAAGCTCATCCTCCTTGCCAACTTGGCATCCAAAGTTCCAATTCTTGATAGCCAAAGAAAGTggtcaaaaaagaaatagaccATCTCTCCTGCATTAGCAAGAACGGCTAGGAACTTGAATGTTGGACTGGAGCCAGGGTTTCTTCTCAGGGCATTGAAACCAGTAAGGAACCTGCCACTTCTAAAGGCTTTTCTGCTAAGACCCGAGGCAACCTCCCATTGCTTGAACCTATTTGCAATATCCGGGTGAGTGGTTTCCACTTGCCAGTGAACAAGCTTGGAGACATATTGGAAGGTCTTGACAAGCTTGTCAATGCCATCTCTCTTTGCTAGAAAGATGACCAGCTTGTCTACTGTGTCATTCATTGTTGAAGTAATAGGTTTAAGGATCGATTTGGTtgttgttgatgatgatgaactcaGTGAAGAGCTCGTTTGGTTTCTTGACAGGTTTTAAGTGTccatttaaaattaaaggaGAGCCACagaaattttgttttggggATAATTGTGTGAAATCCGAAATGGTTGCCTTGTGGTTGGACCCTGTTTAGCTCCTTACAGCCAGTAGTTTTTTCtgtgttattttgtttgtcTTGTGCACAAAAAAGCCTTCACCGCCAGCAATTGGACTGCCAAGTGGACAAATTTCTTCTTCATATATGATAATACTTCTTATCTACCAATATCAAAGttataacaatttaaaattaaattaagtccTTAATGATATtgtaaaaaatctttttactaTTCTAGTCGTTATTCACATTTCAAAACAAATCTTAATTATGTACAAAAGATGTTATGAATTAATATTTCAACTTGAATATCAAGATTATTAGTATGGAATACCAATTATTAACAATAAACATGCATAGGCCATAGAGTGAAGCACACAAGCCACAtgcattaaatttttttactcaaGGCAAATTAAAAGATATAGTCTCCCTACAACAGATGATTTCTCATAAATTCaagattttacattaaaaataattaaaaaataaatacaaaattttgaatctAAGTTCATGATTCAAttcgaaaaaaaaatcaattattttttaaataaaattaaattataatataaaattaaaaaataacgaTCATCGTCGCTTTCAATTCAACTTTAAGTGTTAATAAGAAAAGAGAACTATTTACGAGCCTTAATTAAAGGTTGTTGGGCGAGACAAAGCTCCCAGAATATGAAGTTTAGTTCTACAAAACCACCATTAATCTATTTGTACAATGCTGGCGTTGAAGCTAGTGTTATGCCACATCTAAAACAGGAGCAAATTATGTCTCTTAACGAAGGTGAGCAAATGGCCTTGGTATGCTTGATCAGATAACCCGTAAAAATTATACATCCAAAGAGTGGTGAAAAGTAAGAACCAGTTACATCTAACTAGgagtaataaaaaatcaaaatattcgTGGGGAATGCAGTTCCACTTAAACAGCCAAGTACCATGGTGCAAACCTTGAGGTTTATACTTCCTAATTTGTATTATTAGCATGTTTAAATAGTAACCGGAGGGACATTTAAGTGATTAAAATTTGATCAGATGTtaaattttgagtttgaattatgagaagaaatgaatgaaattatttttttaaataatataataagcttatattatgtaattttttatttaattaatggaTTATATAACAAGAATTAGAAAGCTTATCAAAGtacaataaattattttcattgatTGATGCATAATCTCTTTACCTAAAGAGTAGGGTTCGAATCTTCCtctccaattataaaaaaaaaaaaattaaaaagcttATCAAAGTGGTTTACTCACTCTATTTGGCATTTAGAATGTAATGCTAGTGGAATCCATAgtctcaatttttttctttaattaagaaTATAAACTGTTACTAGTCATGTGTAGTATATTGAGTCTTTAAGTTATTCAATGACAGATAGTTTACTTATGTTTCATAAatctcattctttcttttaaattttaactattgagatattttatttgattgaatagaaaaataatgtattttattatttttatttaaaaatttaaagtttaattaaatttaaatatataaaatgaaatcatgatAACTTCCCATTATATAACTAAAGTacaataaattctttttaagcTAAATGACCAAATAACTAAAAGCTCAATACACTTTTgtatgttaaaaaatatatatagtaataaaaagaaaataataaccAACGTACTcagatataaaattaaaaatagtaCCAAAGTTTTTTCGcgtaattattaaatttggcAAGTCGCTAGTCATTTATTAAGAAGTTTTGCCCTATGTGGCTATGCCCCTTATATACGTCCATCCTAATGTCGTTTTTCTGCGACTGGGATTGCCGTTTTGCCCTCCCTCTTTATCTCTCTCCAGATCCCAGCTAAAGGGCCGAACCCCAGATAACACTTCACAGTTGCCTTAAAGTCCACTCCATCTCCTCCTTCGTAGAAAACCCTGAACCTCTCCCCCTTTGACTTATTAGGATTAATATTCGATTTGCATTTTCAATTGCAAAAATTAGGAGGTCTATTTAGGGAAGAATCGTCAAAATTCTTTAATATTTCTCGCTATTTTCAACTCTAAGTCATGGACGCACAGCGTGCTTTGCTTGACGAACTCATGGGAACAGGTATTTAGAAATATCGTTTTTATTTCTCTGagattagtttaatttattgcGTTTGGATGAGtttattcttgaaaaatttctgacgatttttggaattttataGCTCGTAATTTAACggaggaagagaaaaagggtTACAGGGAAATTCGATGGGATGATAAAGAGGTTTGTGGATTTTATATGGTTCGCTTTTGTCCTCACGACCTCTTCGTCAACACTCGCAGTGATCTCGGTgcgtttttaattttatgttgatttaaCTTTTCACTTGCTCTTTGGTTGCCGAGAAAGGCAAAAGCAAATCGTAGGTTTGAGAAATTGATAACATtataagagttttttttttttttctgtaatTGAGTTCTATAGTAGCTGAGACGGTTAAGCTTTTAAGTTTTTtggttataattattaattttccttAGCTGCATTATTTCTCAGCTTTAACTACAACATTAGTCAGTTTTTAGAGTATGGGACTCTTTAATAACTGTTCTTTGTTTCGTGGTGGTTTTTTGTGCATCAGGACCATGCCCTAGAGTTCATGACCAAAAGTTGAAAGAAAGGTGTGATTGAGTGGGCATTCTTTCCGGATTTCTATGCTATaagaaatttgtttttgtacaACTGTATCCCAATGAGCTATCTAATTGCCCGTGCTTATTCTCTTGGTTTTTAACCTTGCTTAGCCTTCTTGGTAATAGTAAACTTTAATCAAAATGATCTGTTTAGAATATTGTTGA
This window encodes:
- the LOC18605353 gene encoding peroxisomal membrane protein 11B, translating into MNDTVDKLVIFLAKRDGIDKLVKTFQYVSKLVHWQVETTHPDIANRFKQWEVASGLSRKAFRSGRFLTGFNALRRNPGSSPTFKFLAVLANAGEMVYFFFDHFLWLSRIGTLDAKLARRMSFISAFGESFGYIFFIVSDFIIMKEGLEAERKLIALAEEDSKDAKVKIRSIRADRVMRLMAVAANIADLIIALADIEPNPFCNHAVTLGISGLVSAWAGWYRNWPS